The following coding sequences are from one Lysinibacillus sp. FSL W8-0992 window:
- the sspI gene encoding small acid-soluble spore protein SspI, with translation MNFQIRDAITANVHGQSAAEFKDIVQDAISRGEEHLLPGLGVFFEKWWQQSSTDEQDAFVQKLEKVFAH, from the coding sequence ATGAATTTTCAAATAAGAGATGCCATTACGGCAAATGTCCATGGTCAATCAGCAGCAGAATTTAAGGATATAGTCCAAGATGCCATTTCACGTGGTGAAGAGCATTTACTACCAGGGCTAGGCGTATTTTTCGAAAAATGGTGGCAACAATCGTCTACAGATGAACAAGATGCATTCGTACAAAAGCTAGAAAAAGTATTTGCACACTGA
- a CDS encoding ABC transporter ATP-binding protein has translation MNIEVVDGNYYYEKRRTKMPNLYAKDINFTLASGEIMAILGPNGAGKTTMLKCITGLLDWKKGKTMIDGKPLATMDRKELWKRVGYVPQAHKMVFGFTVEELVVMGRAPYISTLAQPSAKDMEAAHVALNTIGIMHLAKKSCNEISGGELQLALIARTLVSNPEVLILDEPESHLDIQKQIVILQTIKRLSKERGISCIINTHYPNHAFYLADHVLMTAKEKDVIYGNVQEVMTESRMKEFFGIELKKIIYEEEDYFVETMVPRALGQNVI, from the coding sequence ATGAACATAGAAGTGGTCGATGGCAATTACTATTATGAGAAACGTCGCACAAAAATGCCTAACCTATATGCGAAAGATATTAATTTTACATTAGCATCAGGCGAAATAATGGCTATTCTTGGACCAAACGGTGCAGGGAAAACAACGATGTTAAAGTGTATTACAGGTCTTCTCGATTGGAAAAAAGGCAAGACGATGATTGATGGTAAGCCTCTTGCAACAATGGATCGTAAGGAATTGTGGAAGCGAGTAGGCTATGTGCCACAGGCGCATAAAATGGTATTTGGTTTTACAGTAGAGGAGCTTGTTGTCATGGGACGTGCGCCATATATTAGTACATTGGCTCAGCCTTCAGCTAAAGATATGGAAGCGGCTCATGTAGCACTAAATACAATTGGGATAATGCATCTTGCTAAAAAATCGTGTAATGAAATTAGTGGAGGAGAGCTACAGTTGGCTTTAATTGCCCGTACGCTCGTGTCAAATCCTGAAGTTTTAATATTGGATGAACCTGAATCACATTTGGATATACAAAAGCAAATTGTTATATTGCAAACGATAAAGCGCTTATCAAAGGAGCGAGGTATTTCTTGCATCATTAATACTCACTACCCAAACCATGCCTTTTACCTTGCAGATCATGTGTTGATGACAGCGAAAGAAAAGGATGTTATATATGGCAATGTTCAAGAGGTAATGACTGAGTCTCGGATGAAAGAATTTTTCGGTATAGAGCTAAAAAAAATAATTTACGAGGAAGAGGATTATTTTGTCGAAACGATGGTTCCTCGCGCACTAGGCCAGAATGTAATATGA
- a CDS encoding FAD-binding oxidoreductase: MTVAVELIVNQLREVLSDEQVSTNETVRELHGKDESHHAMNLPDIVVFPRSTGDVSAIMKIAHANLIPVVPFGVGSSLEGNAIPIANGISIDFSEMNTILDIRPEDLLVKVQPGVTRAQLNKEFKKHGLQFTVDPGADATLGGMAATNASGTTAVRYGVMRDQVRDLEVVLADGTVIHTGSLAAKSSSGYHLNGLFVGSEGTLGCFTELTLQVYGIPEFVTAGRAVFETVGEAVSAVAALLQAGISIGRVELVDEASITQANIYNETSYDEKPTLFLEFHGNDAGMQADIEFATEIFEDFGCTSVEFEQDNAARNKLWEARHSLAYAYIHAYPGKKLMSTDVCVPISKLAETILYAREQLNNVGLAGGIVGHVGDGNFHALLMLDPTDAHERALADRFNEHIVQYALLRGGTCTGEHGVGIGKMKYQSMEHGASLLVMKSIKAALDPHNIMNPGKIFNL; encoded by the coding sequence ATGACTGTTGCAGTAGAGCTAATAGTAAATCAACTTAGAGAGGTATTATCAGATGAGCAGGTGTCAACAAACGAGACGGTACGAGAGCTACATGGCAAAGATGAATCCCATCATGCAATGAACTTGCCAGATATAGTAGTGTTTCCACGTTCTACAGGAGACGTTAGTGCCATCATGAAAATCGCACATGCAAATCTTATACCAGTCGTACCATTTGGCGTTGGCTCAAGTTTAGAAGGAAATGCTATTCCGATTGCCAACGGTATTTCTATCGATTTTTCTGAAATGAATACAATTTTAGATATTCGCCCAGAAGATTTACTCGTTAAAGTGCAACCGGGTGTGACTCGTGCACAATTAAATAAAGAATTTAAAAAACACGGCCTTCAATTTACGGTAGATCCAGGAGCAGATGCGACACTTGGAGGAATGGCAGCAACGAATGCCAGTGGTACTACAGCTGTTCGTTATGGTGTTATGCGCGATCAAGTGCGTGATTTAGAAGTTGTACTTGCAGATGGTACCGTTATTCATACTGGAAGCTTAGCAGCTAAATCATCTTCGGGCTATCATTTGAATGGCTTATTTGTTGGTTCAGAAGGTACATTAGGTTGCTTTACAGAGCTGACATTGCAAGTATATGGTATTCCTGAATTTGTAACTGCGGGCCGTGCTGTATTTGAAACAGTTGGCGAAGCTGTCAGTGCAGTTGCCGCATTGTTACAGGCTGGTATTTCCATTGGTCGTGTAGAGCTTGTCGATGAAGCTTCTATTACACAAGCTAATATTTATAATGAAACTTCTTATGATGAAAAACCTACACTGTTTTTAGAGTTCCACGGTAATGATGCAGGTATGCAAGCAGATATTGAATTTGCTACAGAAATTTTTGAGGACTTCGGCTGTACGTCTGTCGAGTTTGAGCAAGACAATGCAGCTCGCAATAAGCTATGGGAGGCACGACATTCATTGGCCTATGCATATATTCATGCGTACCCAGGGAAAAAGCTTATGTCAACGGATGTTTGTGTTCCAATTTCGAAATTGGCTGAAACGATATTGTATGCCCGTGAACAGCTAAACAACGTCGGTCTAGCGGGAGGGATTGTCGGACATGTCGGAGATGGAAATTTCCATGCATTGTTAATGTTAGACCCCACTGATGCACACGAACGGGCACTAGCTGACCGTTTTAATGAGCATATTGTGCAATATGCGCTGCTTCGCGGAGGAACTTGTACCGGTGAACATGGTGTAGGTATTGGCAAAATGAAATATCAATCGATGGAGCATGGTGCCTCGTTACTCGTAATGAAGAGCATTAAGGCAGCACTCGATCCGCATAACATAATGAATCCAGGGAAAATTTTCAACTTATAG